In Tachysurus fulvidraco isolate hzauxx_2018 chromosome 1, HZAU_PFXX_2.0, whole genome shotgun sequence, a single window of DNA contains:
- the ccnb2 gene encoding G2/mitotic-specific cyclin-B2 isoform X1, with the protein MDLRAVHRNAENPALLGGKAGAVNVGVRRAVLGELSNFASKPAKTTKGVKSAAQPAAVQPKRVPVVPEVIPPAPVIPPVQVDVSMKEEDDLCQAFSDVLCPIEDIDGGDAEIPQLCSEYVKDIYVYLRVLEAQQAIRPGYMEGYEINERMRALLIDWLIQVHSRFQLLQETLYMTVAILDRFLQAQPVSRKKLQLVGVTAMLLASKYEEMYVPEVGDFAYITDNAFTKRQIREMEMLVLRELNFELGRPLPLHFLRRASKAGNADAEKHTLAKYFLELTLLDYAMVHYHPSETGAAALCLAQLVLDGQKWSPTQEYYTTYSEAHLKPIMKHMAKNVVKINEGLTKYVAVRKKYSSSRLMKVSLLPQLKSALMKDIAAPMLTS; encoded by the exons ATGGACCTGCGTGCTGTT CACCGTAATGCAGAGAACCCAGCACTACTTGGTGGCAAGGCTGGGGCTGTTAATGTTGGTGTAAGGAGGGCTGTCCTGGGTGAACTGTCCAACTTTGCTTCCAAACCTGCAAAGACAACG AAGGGTGTTAAGTCAGCAGCTCAGCCAGCTGCTGTGCAGCCTAAACGTGTTCCAGTTGTACCCGAGGTCATTCCTCCTGCTCCAGTCATTCCACCAGTTCAGGTTGATGTCTCCATGAAGGAGGAAGATGACCTGTGCCAAGCCTTTTCTGATGTGCTCTGTCCCATTGAGGACATTGATGGAGGTGATGCAGAGATCCCACAGTTATGCTCTGAATATGTGAAGGACATTTATGTGTACCTTCGTGTCCTTGAG GCCCAGCAGGCAATCCGTCCAGGATACATGGAAGGTTATGAGATCAATGAGCGCATGCGTGCTCTTCTGATTGACTGGCTCATTCAGGTGCACTCGAGGTTCCAGCTGCTCCAAGAGACTCTGTACATGACTGTAGCCATCCTTGATCGGTTCCTACAG GCCCAACCAGTATCTCGAAAGAAGCTGCAGTTGGTCGGCGTCACTGCAATGCTGCTTGCCTCCAAGTATGAAGAAATGTATGTCCCAGAAGTTGGAGACTTTGCTTACATTACGGACAACGCTTTCACAAAACGCCAGATTCGAGAAATGGAGATGCTGGTTCTCAGAGAGCTGAACTTTGAGCTAGGACGCCCACTGCCTCTTCACTTCCTCAGGAGGGCTTCAAAAGCTGGAAAT GCTGATGCGGAGAAACACACCCTTGCTAAATATTTTCTCGAGCTGACCCTGTTGGACTATGCCATGGTTCATTACCATCCATCAGAAACTGGTGCAGCTGCCCTGTGTCTTGCTCAACTTGTGCTTGATGGGCAGAAATGG TCTCCTACACAGGAATATTACACCACCTACAGTGAGGCCCACCTGAAGCCCATAATGAAACACATGGCCAAAAATGTGGTCAAGATTAATGAGGGACTCACTAAATATGTG GCTGTGAGGAAAAAGTACTCAAGCAGTAGGCTAATGAAGGTCAGCCTGCTTCCTCAGCTGAAGTCTGCACTGATGAAGGACATCGCTGCCCCTATGCTCACCTCTTGA
- the ccnb2 gene encoding G2/mitotic-specific cyclin-B2 isoform X3, translated as MDLRAVHRNAENPALLGGKAGAVNVGVRRAVLGELSNFASKPAKTTKGVKSAAQPAAVQPKRVPVVPEVIPPAPVIPPVQVDVSMKEEDDLCQAFSDVLCPIEDIDGGDAEIPQLCSEYVKDIYVYLRVLEAQQAIRPGYMEGYEINERMRALLIDWLIQVHSRFQLLQETLYMTVAILDRFLQAQPVSRKKLQLVGVTAMLLASKYEEMYVPEVGDFAYITDNAFTKRQIREMEMLVLRELNFELGRPLPLHFLRRASKAGNADAEKHTLAKYFLELTLLDYAMVHYHPSETGAAALCLAQLVLDGQKWAVRKKYSSSRLMKVSLLPQLKSALMKDIAAPMLTS; from the exons ATGGACCTGCGTGCTGTT CACCGTAATGCAGAGAACCCAGCACTACTTGGTGGCAAGGCTGGGGCTGTTAATGTTGGTGTAAGGAGGGCTGTCCTGGGTGAACTGTCCAACTTTGCTTCCAAACCTGCAAAGACAACG AAGGGTGTTAAGTCAGCAGCTCAGCCAGCTGCTGTGCAGCCTAAACGTGTTCCAGTTGTACCCGAGGTCATTCCTCCTGCTCCAGTCATTCCACCAGTTCAGGTTGATGTCTCCATGAAGGAGGAAGATGACCTGTGCCAAGCCTTTTCTGATGTGCTCTGTCCCATTGAGGACATTGATGGAGGTGATGCAGAGATCCCACAGTTATGCTCTGAATATGTGAAGGACATTTATGTGTACCTTCGTGTCCTTGAG GCCCAGCAGGCAATCCGTCCAGGATACATGGAAGGTTATGAGATCAATGAGCGCATGCGTGCTCTTCTGATTGACTGGCTCATTCAGGTGCACTCGAGGTTCCAGCTGCTCCAAGAGACTCTGTACATGACTGTAGCCATCCTTGATCGGTTCCTACAG GCCCAACCAGTATCTCGAAAGAAGCTGCAGTTGGTCGGCGTCACTGCAATGCTGCTTGCCTCCAAGTATGAAGAAATGTATGTCCCAGAAGTTGGAGACTTTGCTTACATTACGGACAACGCTTTCACAAAACGCCAGATTCGAGAAATGGAGATGCTGGTTCTCAGAGAGCTGAACTTTGAGCTAGGACGCCCACTGCCTCTTCACTTCCTCAGGAGGGCTTCAAAAGCTGGAAAT GCTGATGCGGAGAAACACACCCTTGCTAAATATTTTCTCGAGCTGACCCTGTTGGACTATGCCATGGTTCATTACCATCCATCAGAAACTGGTGCAGCTGCCCTGTGTCTTGCTCAACTTGTGCTTGATGGGCAGAAATGG GCTGTGAGGAAAAAGTACTCAAGCAGTAGGCTAATGAAGGTCAGCCTGCTTCCTCAGCTGAAGTCTGCACTGATGAAGGACATCGCTGCCCCTATGCTCACCTCTTGA
- the ccnb2 gene encoding G2/mitotic-specific cyclin-B2 isoform X2, whose amino-acid sequence MDLRAVHRNAENPALLGGKAGAVNVGVRRAVLGELSNFASKPAKTTGVKSAAQPAAVQPKRVPVVPEVIPPAPVIPPVQVDVSMKEEDDLCQAFSDVLCPIEDIDGGDAEIPQLCSEYVKDIYVYLRVLEAQQAIRPGYMEGYEINERMRALLIDWLIQVHSRFQLLQETLYMTVAILDRFLQAQPVSRKKLQLVGVTAMLLASKYEEMYVPEVGDFAYITDNAFTKRQIREMEMLVLRELNFELGRPLPLHFLRRASKAGNADAEKHTLAKYFLELTLLDYAMVHYHPSETGAAALCLAQLVLDGQKWSPTQEYYTTYSEAHLKPIMKHMAKNVVKINEGLTKYVAVRKKYSSSRLMKVSLLPQLKSALMKDIAAPMLTS is encoded by the exons ATGGACCTGCGTGCTGTT CACCGTAATGCAGAGAACCCAGCACTACTTGGTGGCAAGGCTGGGGCTGTTAATGTTGGTGTAAGGAGGGCTGTCCTGGGTGAACTGTCCAACTTTGCTTCCAAACCTGCAAAGACAACG GGTGTTAAGTCAGCAGCTCAGCCAGCTGCTGTGCAGCCTAAACGTGTTCCAGTTGTACCCGAGGTCATTCCTCCTGCTCCAGTCATTCCACCAGTTCAGGTTGATGTCTCCATGAAGGAGGAAGATGACCTGTGCCAAGCCTTTTCTGATGTGCTCTGTCCCATTGAGGACATTGATGGAGGTGATGCAGAGATCCCACAGTTATGCTCTGAATATGTGAAGGACATTTATGTGTACCTTCGTGTCCTTGAG GCCCAGCAGGCAATCCGTCCAGGATACATGGAAGGTTATGAGATCAATGAGCGCATGCGTGCTCTTCTGATTGACTGGCTCATTCAGGTGCACTCGAGGTTCCAGCTGCTCCAAGAGACTCTGTACATGACTGTAGCCATCCTTGATCGGTTCCTACAG GCCCAACCAGTATCTCGAAAGAAGCTGCAGTTGGTCGGCGTCACTGCAATGCTGCTTGCCTCCAAGTATGAAGAAATGTATGTCCCAGAAGTTGGAGACTTTGCTTACATTACGGACAACGCTTTCACAAAACGCCAGATTCGAGAAATGGAGATGCTGGTTCTCAGAGAGCTGAACTTTGAGCTAGGACGCCCACTGCCTCTTCACTTCCTCAGGAGGGCTTCAAAAGCTGGAAAT GCTGATGCGGAGAAACACACCCTTGCTAAATATTTTCTCGAGCTGACCCTGTTGGACTATGCCATGGTTCATTACCATCCATCAGAAACTGGTGCAGCTGCCCTGTGTCTTGCTCAACTTGTGCTTGATGGGCAGAAATGG TCTCCTACACAGGAATATTACACCACCTACAGTGAGGCCCACCTGAAGCCCATAATGAAACACATGGCCAAAAATGTGGTCAAGATTAATGAGGGACTCACTAAATATGTG GCTGTGAGGAAAAAGTACTCAAGCAGTAGGCTAATGAAGGTCAGCCTGCTTCCTCAGCTGAAGTCTGCACTGATGAAGGACATCGCTGCCCCTATGCTCACCTCTTGA